One genomic window of Arthrobacter sp. KBS0703 includes the following:
- a CDS encoding ABC transporter permease, which yields MLTYIVRRLVTAALILLGASFLVYLLTAASGDPLAEFRASNAPNRDQLMAARSNLLDLDTPAPIRYFKWLAGASRCLVPFAGTCDLGQNTASQPITDALGHALIQTLTLVTAATVLAILVGITLGIITALRQYSTLDYGVTFMAFLFFSLPIFWVAVLLKEFGAIGFNNFLRNPEIPWPAAVGIGAALGIVAAIIAGGDPKRRALTGGVVFAVSTAVLIYFSVTLWFKTPGLGPVVIGIAGVGLAYAVTLLTAGLKNRKALQAALIAVGVGLVAYFAIQPLLNQATFLMIVLLAIATVLVGMAIGYLVGGYDRGQSMRSAALTSFLVGFLIVLDRFMQAWPTYFDNSRVRGRPIATIGASTPNIEGDFWVLSLDSFTHLILPTSALILISLAGYTRFTRASMLEIMNMDYIRTARAKGLSERTVVMRHAFRNALIPIATIVAFDIGGLIGGAVITETVFSVRGMGFLFLDGIQHVDPNPVMGVFVCVAITAMVFNLIADLAYSALDPRVRVKA from the coding sequence ATGTTGACTTACATCGTCCGGCGGCTCGTGACCGCCGCCCTCATCCTGCTGGGCGCGTCCTTCCTCGTGTATCTCCTGACGGCGGCGTCCGGTGATCCGCTCGCGGAATTCCGTGCCAGCAATGCGCCCAACCGTGACCAGCTCATGGCCGCGAGGTCCAACCTGCTTGATCTGGACACCCCGGCGCCCATCCGGTACTTCAAATGGCTCGCCGGAGCCTCACGATGCCTCGTCCCGTTCGCCGGAACCTGTGACCTCGGGCAGAACACGGCCAGCCAGCCCATCACCGACGCCCTCGGCCACGCGCTGATCCAGACCCTGACGCTCGTCACGGCCGCGACCGTGCTCGCCATCCTTGTCGGCATCACCCTCGGCATCATCACGGCGCTCCGCCAGTACAGCACCCTGGACTACGGCGTGACGTTCATGGCGTTCCTGTTCTTCTCGCTGCCCATCTTCTGGGTGGCCGTGCTGCTGAAGGAATTCGGCGCCATCGGGTTTAACAATTTCCTGCGAAATCCCGAAATCCCCTGGCCGGCAGCCGTCGGCATCGGCGCTGCCCTGGGAATCGTCGCGGCCATCATCGCCGGCGGCGACCCCAAACGCCGCGCACTGACCGGCGGCGTGGTTTTTGCGGTTTCCACCGCCGTCCTCATCTATTTCTCGGTGACACTTTGGTTCAAGACTCCAGGCCTCGGGCCCGTGGTCATCGGCATCGCAGGCGTCGGCCTCGCCTACGCCGTCACCCTGCTCACGGCGGGCCTAAAGAACCGCAAGGCGCTGCAGGCGGCGCTCATTGCAGTGGGTGTGGGCCTGGTGGCATATTTCGCCATCCAGCCGCTGCTCAACCAGGCAACGTTCCTCATGATCGTCCTCCTCGCGATCGCAACAGTTCTTGTCGGCATGGCAATCGGCTACCTCGTGGGCGGCTACGACCGCGGGCAATCCATGCGGTCGGCGGCCCTCACGTCTTTCCTTGTCGGATTCCTCATCGTCCTGGACCGTTTCATGCAGGCCTGGCCCACCTATTTCGACAACAGCAGGGTCCGCGGGCGGCCCATCGCGACCATCGGCGCCAGCACCCCCAACATCGAAGGCGACTTCTGGGTCCTGAGCCTTGACTCGTTCACGCACCTCATCCTGCCGACCTCGGCGCTGATCCTTATTTCACTGGCCGGGTACACCCGGTTCACCCGGGCGTCGATGCTGGAAATCATGAACATGGACTACATCCGGACGGCGCGGGCCAAGGGCCTCTCGGAACGGACAGTGGTGATGCGGCACGCGTTCCGGAACGCCTTGATCCCGATTGCCACCATTGTTGCCTTCGACATCGGCGGCCTCATCGGCGGAGCAGTCATCACGGAGACTGTATTTTCCGTCCGCGGCATGGGGTTCCTGTTCCTCGACGGCATCCAGCACGTGGACCCCAACCCTGTCATGGGCGTGTTCGTGTGCGTCGCCATCACAGCCATGGTGTTCAACCTCATCGCGGACCTTGCCTATTCCGCGCTTGATCCACGAGTAAGGGTGAAAGCATGA
- a CDS encoding ABC transporter permease, giving the protein MSQPSQQDEIMAEQAGLQHQPAAGIEPVIEAKGLSQGQIVRKRFFGHAGALVGLAVFAVIFVVAFTSVGYAGIPGWWKFGHETVTPLVNDGTPTSSLWPLAWGEHPFGQDRIGRDLFAMTMRGAQQSITIMVVIGLIAGLIGVVVGALSGYFRGWVEAILMRLTDVIIIVPALLLAAVMAQMASRRDEAGWFASFASTNGVLAIGIFLGLISWVGLARLMRGEFLSLREREFVDAARISGASNARIIFKHILPNAVGVLIVNVTLTMSAAILTETALSFLGVGVKSPDTSLGLLISQNQDAFSTRPWLFWYPGLFIVLICLSINFIGDGLRDAFDPRQKKFNAKKAKGTGGPVAPEKSPVAALDGAAGGTAADGPAAGGTRGA; this is encoded by the coding sequence ATGAGCCAGCCAAGCCAGCAGGATGAAATCATGGCCGAGCAGGCCGGCCTGCAGCACCAGCCGGCTGCCGGAATTGAACCCGTCATCGAGGCCAAGGGCCTCAGCCAGGGCCAGATCGTGCGCAAACGCTTCTTCGGCCACGCCGGCGCCCTCGTCGGCCTGGCCGTCTTTGCCGTGATCTTCGTTGTAGCGTTCACGTCCGTGGGCTATGCGGGCATTCCAGGATGGTGGAAGTTCGGCCACGAGACCGTGACTCCGCTGGTCAACGACGGAACCCCGACGTCCTCGCTGTGGCCCCTGGCATGGGGGGAGCACCCCTTCGGGCAGGACAGGATCGGCCGTGACCTGTTTGCCATGACCATGCGCGGCGCCCAGCAGTCCATCACCATCATGGTGGTCATCGGGCTCATCGCAGGGCTTATCGGCGTGGTCGTGGGTGCCCTGTCCGGCTACTTCCGGGGCTGGGTGGAAGCTATCCTCATGCGCCTCACGGACGTCATCATCATTGTGCCGGCCTTGCTCCTGGCAGCGGTGATGGCCCAGATGGCCAGCCGACGCGACGAAGCAGGATGGTTCGCCTCATTCGCCAGCACCAACGGCGTGCTGGCCATCGGCATCTTCCTGGGCCTGATCAGCTGGGTGGGCCTGGCGCGGCTCATGCGCGGCGAGTTCCTCTCCCTGCGGGAAAGGGAATTCGTTGACGCGGCACGCATTTCCGGGGCGAGCAATGCCAGGATCATCTTCAAGCACATCCTGCCCAACGCCGTCGGCGTACTGATCGTCAACGTCACCCTGACCATGTCGGCGGCGATCCTCACCGAGACGGCACTCAGCTTCCTGGGAGTCGGCGTCAAGTCGCCCGACACGTCACTCGGGTTGCTCATTTCACAGAACCAGGACGCCTTCTCCACCCGGCCGTGGCTCTTCTGGTATCCCGGCCTGTTCATCGTCCTCATCTGCCTGAGCATCAACTTCATCGGCGACGGGCTGCGGGATGCCTTTGACCCGCGCCAGAAGAAGTTCAACGCCAAGAAGGCCAAGGGCACCGGCGGCCCGGTTGCGCCCGAGAAGTCACCCGTGGCGGCCTTGGACGGCGCGGCAGGCGGCACCGCAGCGGACGGACCGGCAGCCGGCGGAACCAGGGGAGCCTGA
- a CDS encoding PH domain-containing protein — MSTAPHAENTEIFKARTNKWFAGLSWLVAVVGLAGIALTGGPGALIGAGPLLLIAYLGWLLFWRPAVVVHEAGVSLENPFRSIVVPWEALVHVDTRYALTLVTPDKSYGAWAAPAPGIWGGRNARPEDLQGLARSTYGPGASVRPGDLKSTDSGQAAQLVRVRWQELVESGALDAGNAETTPVTVRYRWAELAATLLLLAFSCWGVALA; from the coding sequence ATGAGCACTGCGCCGCATGCCGAAAACACTGAAATTTTCAAAGCCCGCACCAATAAGTGGTTCGCAGGGCTGTCCTGGCTTGTGGCCGTCGTCGGGCTGGCGGGCATCGCCCTGACGGGAGGGCCGGGGGCCCTGATCGGTGCGGGGCCGCTGCTGCTCATCGCGTACCTGGGCTGGCTGTTGTTCTGGCGCCCGGCGGTGGTGGTCCACGAAGCCGGGGTCAGCCTCGAAAATCCGTTCCGGTCCATAGTTGTGCCGTGGGAAGCCCTGGTGCACGTGGATACGCGCTATGCGCTGACCCTGGTCACTCCGGACAAAAGCTACGGCGCCTGGGCCGCGCCGGCGCCCGGCATCTGGGGCGGCCGAAACGCCCGCCCCGAAGATCTCCAGGGACTGGCCCGCAGCACGTACGGTCCCGGTGCGTCCGTCCGCCCGGGCGACCTGAAGAGCACCGACTCCGGGCAGGCCGCGCAACTGGTGCGGGTCCGCTGGCAGGAGCTGGTTGAATCCGGGGCCCTCGATGCCGGAAATGCCGAGACCACGCCGGTGACTGTGAGGTACCGCTGGGCGGAACTGGCGGCCACGCTGCTGCTCCTCGCATTCAGCTGCTGGGGCGTCGCCCTGGCATAG
- a CDS encoding ABC transporter ATP-binding protein, with protein MSDYISPDPAGADSGPGAKGAVVLEVRDLSVDFGVDKKWVPAAVGLNYEVRAGEVLAIVGESGSGKSASSMALLGLLPSNSRVSGSVKLSGKELLGADAANIRSVRGKDVAVIFQEPMTALNPVYTVGAQIVETVRLHNEVSPDEARERALRMLDLVELPDPEKAFRSYPHQLSGGQRQRAMIAQSLSCDPKLLIADEPTTALDVTVQAEILDLMRNLRNKLDSAIVLITHDMGVVADLADRIAVMRRGLIVETGTADQIFHSPQHPYTQALLAAVPHLGQGGTDSEAEVDVTAALAAATHAELQSVDHAELIRRERENAAALAAAEAARPVGEPVLELRDVAIEYPKQGRVPAFRAVEGANLTIYPGQVVGLVGESGSGKTTIGRAAVGLLPVAAGSMRVVGQDISAAKKNGKQLHQVRRHIGMVFQDPSSSLNPRLPIGESIGEPMYLAGAAKGADLQKRIEALLDQVELPRDYRNRYPHELSGGQKQRVGIARALSLKPKLMVADEPTSALDVSVQAKVLELFQNLQQELGFACLFVTHDLAVVDVLADRICVMQRGRIVEQGTRDQILRNPQEPYTQRLLAAVPLPDPEKQRERRELRAQLLTAGSE; from the coding sequence ATGTCTGACTACATCAGCCCTGACCCCGCCGGTGCCGACTCCGGGCCTGGTGCAAAGGGTGCCGTGGTGCTTGAAGTGCGCGACCTGAGCGTCGACTTCGGCGTGGACAAGAAGTGGGTTCCGGCCGCCGTCGGACTTAACTATGAGGTCCGCGCGGGCGAGGTGCTGGCCATCGTGGGCGAGTCCGGGTCGGGCAAGAGCGCCAGTTCCATGGCCCTGCTGGGCCTGCTGCCCAGCAACAGCCGGGTCTCCGGCAGTGTGAAGCTCTCCGGCAAGGAACTGCTTGGAGCGGACGCCGCCAACATCCGCAGCGTCCGCGGCAAGGACGTGGCGGTCATCTTCCAGGAGCCCATGACGGCCCTGAACCCCGTCTACACGGTGGGCGCGCAGATCGTCGAGACCGTGCGCCTGCACAACGAAGTATCGCCCGATGAAGCGCGCGAACGCGCCCTGCGCATGCTGGATCTTGTCGAATTGCCCGATCCGGAGAAGGCGTTCAGGTCCTACCCGCATCAGCTGTCCGGCGGTCAGCGCCAACGCGCGATGATTGCCCAGTCGCTGTCCTGCGACCCCAAACTGCTGATCGCCGACGAGCCCACCACCGCCCTGGACGTCACCGTGCAGGCGGAAATCCTTGACCTCATGAGGAACCTGCGCAACAAACTGGACAGCGCCATCGTCCTGATTACCCATGACATGGGCGTCGTGGCCGACCTCGCCGACCGGATCGCCGTCATGCGCAGGGGCCTGATCGTGGAAACCGGCACGGCAGACCAGATCTTCCACAGTCCCCAGCACCCCTACACGCAGGCGCTCCTTGCCGCCGTGCCGCACCTTGGCCAGGGCGGGACGGACTCAGAGGCGGAGGTGGACGTGACGGCCGCCCTTGCCGCCGCCACCCACGCGGAACTCCAGTCCGTGGACCACGCCGAGTTGATCCGCCGTGAGCGCGAGAACGCGGCAGCGCTGGCCGCAGCCGAGGCTGCACGGCCCGTAGGCGAGCCGGTCCTCGAGCTGAGGGACGTTGCCATCGAGTACCCGAAACAGGGCCGCGTGCCGGCATTCAGGGCCGTTGAAGGCGCGAACCTGACGATCTACCCCGGTCAGGTGGTGGGGCTGGTGGGGGAGTCCGGTTCCGGCAAAACCACCATCGGCCGTGCCGCCGTGGGACTGTTGCCGGTCGCGGCCGGGTCGATGCGCGTCGTGGGGCAGGACATTTCCGCGGCCAAGAAAAACGGAAAGCAGCTTCACCAGGTCCGTCGGCACATCGGCATGGTCTTCCAGGACCCGTCCTCGTCTCTGAATCCGCGCCTTCCCATCGGTGAGAGCATCGGCGAGCCCATGTACCTTGCCGGCGCAGCGAAGGGCGCTGACCTGCAGAAACGCATTGAAGCCCTGCTGGACCAGGTCGAGCTGCCGCGTGATTACCGGAACAGGTACCCGCATGAGTTGTCCGGCGGGCAGAAGCAGCGCGTGGGCATTGCCCGGGCCCTCTCACTCAAGCCCAAGCTGATGGTGGCCGATGAGCCCACGTCTGCTCTTGACGTATCCGTTCAGGCCAAGGTCCTTGAGCTGTTCCAGAACCTCCAGCAGGAGCTCGGCTTCGCATGCCTGTTCGTGACCCACGACCTTGCGGTGGTCGACGTCCTGGCGGACCGCATCTGCGTCATGCAGCGCGGCCGCATCGTCGAGCAGGGAACGCGGGACCAGATCCTCCGGAACCCGCAGGAGCCCTACACGCAGCGACTCCTGGCCGCGGTGCCGTTGCCGGATCCGGAGAAGCAGCGGGAACGCCGCGAACTCCGCGCGCAGCTGCTCACGGCCGGCTCGGAGTAA
- a CDS encoding ABC transporter substrate-binding protein, giving the protein MRFSRTSKALGMMAIAALALTGCGGGGANSGSTNAAGNSSKVILADGSEPQRPLMPADTNEVGGGKVIELMFAGLVSYDASGKAVNELAESIEGKDAQHYTIKIKKDQKFTNGEAITAKTFVDSWNFGAAAKNAQLSGAFFESIKGYDEASAEGSKVETMSGLKVVDDQTFTVELKQPESDWPLRLGYSAFVPVPSGAIKDPKGFGEKPVGNGPYKMADGGWQHNVQIQLVPNPEYNGPRKAKNAGVTFKIFQNDDAAYQDLLSNNLDVLQTIPTSALKNFKSDLGDRTIDKPYAGNQTIAIPEYLPEWSGEAGKLRRQAISMAMNREEITKVIFNGARQPAKEFTAPVLDGYSDSIKGSENLKFDAAKAKDLWAKADAIQKWDANKTFTIAYNADKGGHKAWVEAVVNQLKNNLGIKVEGKPYATFKEARNDATAKTLTGAIRAGWQADYPSLYNFLGPIYKTGAGSNDAQYANPEFDKAISDGLKASSVSEGNAAMNKAQEILLQDLPAIPLWYQVSQGGWSDQVTNVDYAWNGVPLYYNITGK; this is encoded by the coding sequence ATGCGTTTTTCGCGCACTTCCAAAGCATTGGGCATGATGGCAATCGCCGCTCTTGCCCTTACCGGTTGCGGCGGCGGCGGAGCAAACTCCGGCAGCACGAACGCGGCCGGAAACTCAAGCAAAGTCATCCTTGCCGACGGTTCCGAACCCCAGCGCCCGCTGATGCCGGCCGACACCAATGAAGTTGGCGGCGGCAAAGTCATCGAGCTGATGTTCGCGGGACTGGTCAGCTACGACGCCAGCGGCAAGGCGGTCAACGAGCTCGCCGAATCGATTGAGGGCAAAGACGCCCAGCACTACACCATCAAAATCAAGAAGGACCAGAAGTTCACCAACGGAGAGGCCATCACGGCCAAGACGTTTGTGGATTCCTGGAACTTTGGAGCAGCAGCGAAGAACGCGCAGCTCAGCGGTGCTTTCTTTGAAAGCATCAAGGGTTACGACGAAGCCAGCGCAGAGGGCTCCAAGGTCGAGACCATGTCCGGGCTGAAAGTCGTTGACGACCAGACGTTCACCGTTGAGCTCAAGCAGCCGGAATCCGACTGGCCGCTTCGCCTGGGCTACTCTGCGTTTGTCCCGGTCCCGTCCGGCGCAATCAAGGACCCGAAGGGCTTCGGCGAGAAGCCGGTCGGCAACGGCCCTTACAAGATGGCCGACGGCGGCTGGCAGCACAACGTGCAGATCCAACTCGTGCCGAACCCGGAGTACAACGGCCCCCGCAAGGCCAAGAACGCCGGTGTGACGTTCAAGATCTTCCAGAACGACGACGCCGCTTACCAGGACCTGCTGTCCAACAACCTGGACGTGCTGCAGACCATCCCCACCAGCGCCCTGAAGAACTTCAAGTCGGACCTGGGCGACCGCACGATTGACAAGCCGTACGCGGGCAACCAGACCATCGCCATCCCGGAATACCTGCCGGAGTGGAGCGGTGAAGCCGGCAAGCTGCGCCGCCAGGCCATCTCCATGGCCATGAACCGCGAAGAGATCACCAAGGTGATCTTCAACGGCGCCCGCCAGCCCGCCAAGGAGTTCACTGCTCCTGTTCTGGACGGCTACAGCGACAGCATCAAGGGCTCGGAAAACCTGAAGTTCGATGCAGCCAAGGCCAAGGACCTCTGGGCCAAGGCTGACGCAATCCAGAAGTGGGACGCCAACAAGACGTTCACCATCGCCTACAACGCCGACAAGGGCGGCCATAAGGCCTGGGTTGAAGCCGTGGTCAACCAGCTGAAGAACAACCTCGGCATCAAGGTTGAGGGCAAGCCGTACGCAACCTTCAAGGAAGCCCGCAACGACGCAACCGCCAAGACGCTGACCGGTGCCATCCGCGCCGGGTGGCAGGCAGACTACCCGTCGCTGTACAACTTCCTGGGCCCGATCTACAAGACCGGCGCAGGCTCGAACGACGCACAGTACGCGAACCCTGAGTTCGACAAGGCCATCTCCGACGGCCTGAAGGCCTCCTCGGTGAGCGAAGGTAACGCCGCGATGAACAAAGCCCAGGAGATCCTGCTGCAGGACCTTCCGGCCATCCCGCTGTGGTACCAGGTCTCCCAGGGTGGCTGGAGCGACCAGGTCACCAATGTTGACTACGCGTGGAACGGTGTTCCGCTCTACTACAACATCACTGGCAAGTAA
- a CDS encoding ABC transporter permease — MAWYILRRFLQLVPVFLGATLLVYFLVFSLPGDPIVALFGDKPVNEAVAAQLRAQYNLDQPFWIQYLLYLKSIFTFDLGLDFTGRQIATVLGEVFPVTARLAVMALIFEAVFGILFGLIAGLRKGKLFDATVLVASLIVIGIPIFVLGFLMQFFVGVQLGWAKPTVSSAATVQDLILPAIVLGLGSFAYVLRLTRTSVIENMNADYVRTATAKGLSRARVVRVHILRNSLIPVITFLGADLGALMGGAIVTEGIFNVPGVGNRLYRAVTQGEGPTVVSIVTVLVLIYCVSNLLVDLLYAWLDPRIRYDS; from the coding sequence ATGGCGTGGTACATCCTTCGGCGATTCCTTCAACTTGTCCCCGTATTCCTCGGCGCCACGCTCCTGGTCTACTTCCTGGTCTTCAGCCTGCCGGGTGACCCCATCGTGGCCCTCTTCGGTGACAAGCCCGTCAATGAAGCTGTGGCCGCCCAGCTGCGCGCCCAGTACAACCTGGACCAGCCGTTCTGGATCCAGTACCTGCTCTACCTGAAGAGCATCTTTACCTTCGACCTCGGACTGGACTTCACGGGCCGCCAGATCGCCACGGTTCTGGGCGAGGTATTCCCGGTCACCGCACGCCTCGCCGTCATGGCCCTGATCTTCGAAGCCGTCTTCGGGATCCTCTTCGGCCTGATTGCCGGACTCCGCAAGGGCAAGCTCTTTGATGCCACGGTCCTGGTTGCCTCGCTGATCGTCATCGGCATCCCGATCTTTGTCCTCGGCTTCCTGATGCAGTTCTTCGTCGGAGTCCAGCTTGGCTGGGCGAAGCCCACCGTGAGCTCGGCCGCCACCGTGCAGGACCTCATCCTGCCGGCGATCGTCCTCGGCCTGGGCTCGTTCGCTTACGTCCTGCGCCTGACGCGGACCAGCGTTATCGAAAACATGAATGCCGACTATGTGCGCACCGCCACGGCCAAGGGCCTGTCCCGGGCCCGCGTGGTCCGCGTGCACATCCTGCGCAACTCGCTGATCCCGGTTATCACCTTCCTCGGCGCCGACCTGGGCGCCCTGATGGGCGGAGCCATCGTCACCGAGGGCATCTTCAACGTGCCGGGCGTCGGCAACCGGCTCTACCGGGCCGTCACGCAGGGTGAGGGCCCCACGGTCGTCTCGATCGTCACAGTCCTCGTGCTGATCTACTGCGTGTCCAACCTGCTCGTTGACCTTCTGTACGCCTGGCTTGACCCGAGGATCCGTTATGACTCCTGA
- a CDS encoding ABC transporter permease — protein sequence MTPENNATVRGTAVRRPIEHFVADIDETPLQATDKVKEDQVPLSLWGEAWKNLRKQPLFLLSAFLIFAVIVVCLFPGLFAQIDPASEACQLANSDGGPAGGHPLGYTQQGCDVFARVIYGTRSSVTVGLFTTIGVVIFGGIMGALAGYYGGWVDAVLARINDIFFALPLILGAIVMMQLPVFRANRNVWSLVLILIIFGWPQIARITRGAVIEVRNADFVTAARSLGVSRFRSLMRHVLPNSLAPIIVVATISLGTFIVAESTLSFLGIGLPPSVMSWGNDIQSAQASLRSNPMPLIYPAIALSITVLSFIMLGDALRDALDPKARKR from the coding sequence ATGACTCCTGAGAACAATGCAACTGTTCGCGGCACCGCCGTCCGTCGCCCGATCGAGCACTTCGTGGCCGACATTGATGAGACGCCCCTGCAGGCAACGGACAAGGTCAAGGAAGACCAGGTTCCGCTAAGCCTCTGGGGTGAGGCCTGGAAGAACCTGCGCAAGCAGCCGCTCTTCCTACTCTCGGCTTTCCTGATCTTCGCGGTCATTGTCGTGTGCCTGTTTCCGGGCCTCTTTGCCCAGATTGATCCGGCGTCGGAGGCCTGCCAGCTGGCGAACTCCGACGGCGGCCCGGCGGGCGGACACCCGCTCGGCTACACCCAACAGGGCTGCGATGTCTTCGCGCGCGTCATTTACGGCACACGCTCGTCCGTGACGGTCGGCCTGTTCACCACTATCGGTGTGGTGATTTTCGGCGGCATCATGGGCGCCCTGGCCGGATACTACGGCGGCTGGGTCGACGCCGTGCTGGCCCGCATCAACGATATTTTCTTCGCCCTGCCGCTGATCCTCGGAGCCATCGTCATGATGCAGCTTCCCGTGTTCCGCGCCAACCGCAACGTGTGGTCGCTGGTGCTGATCCTGATTATTTTCGGCTGGCCCCAGATCGCGCGCATCACCCGAGGCGCCGTGATCGAGGTCCGCAACGCGGATTTCGTGACGGCTGCGCGCTCCCTTGGCGTGTCCAGGTTCCGTTCGCTGATGCGCCATGTGCTGCCCAACTCGCTGGCGCCGATCATCGTCGTGGCGACAATTTCACTGGGCACGTTCATCGTCGCTGAATCGACGTTGTCGTTCCTGGGCATTGGGTTGCCGCCCAGTGTGATGTCGTGGGGTAACGATATCCAGTCGGCACAGGCCTCCCTGAGGTCCAATCCCATGCCGTTGATCTACCCGGCCATCGCGCTGTCCATCACCGTCCTGAGCTTCATCATGCTGGGCGACGCCCTGCGTGACGCCCTCGATCCCAAAGCGCGCAAGCGATGA
- a CDS encoding ABC transporter ATP-binding protein: MSSAVQVREQGADVERPLLEIKDLAINFRTSNGDVNAVRNAHLTIMPGETVAIVGESGSGKSTTALAAIGLLPTNGRVAGGQILFDGEDISNASEKRMIELRGSHIGMVPQDPMSNLNPVWKIGFQVRETLKANGLPSGPADVAKVLSQAGLPDAERRAKQYPHEFSGGMRQRALIAIGLSCQPRLLIADEPTSALDVTVQRQILDHLETMTAELGTAVLLITHDLGLAAERADKVVVMYRGQVVEAGPSLELLRNPRHPYTQRLVASAPSLASRRIQVAKEQGLESSDLLAPAEPVAVEESLPEDVLKVQDLTKVFKLRGALGKSTDFTAVDNVSFSVKRGTTTAIVGESGSGKSTVAQMVLNLLTPTSGTIIFDGVDTSTLGSKQLFGFRRRVQPIFQDPYGSLDPMYNIFRTIEEPLRTHKVGNKASREKKVRELLDQVALPQSAMQRYPNELSGGQRQRVAIARALALDPEVIICDEAVSALDVLVQAQVLNLLADLQSNLGLTYLFITHDLAVVRQIADHVCVMEKGKLVETGSTDDVFDSPQQDYTRALLNAIPGAQLMLPPEVA, translated from the coding sequence ATGAGCTCCGCTGTCCAGGTCCGGGAACAAGGGGCCGACGTCGAGCGTCCGCTTCTCGAGATCAAAGATCTCGCGATCAACTTCCGCACGAGCAACGGCGATGTCAATGCCGTCCGCAACGCACACCTGACCATCATGCCCGGCGAAACAGTCGCCATTGTGGGCGAATCAGGCTCCGGAAAGTCGACGACGGCGCTGGCCGCCATCGGCCTCCTGCCCACCAACGGCCGGGTGGCCGGCGGCCAGATCCTGTTCGACGGCGAGGACATCTCCAACGCCAGCGAAAAGCGGATGATCGAACTGCGCGGCAGCCACATCGGCATGGTCCCGCAGGACCCGATGTCCAACCTGAACCCGGTGTGGAAGATCGGCTTCCAGGTGCGGGAGACGCTGAAGGCAAACGGGCTGCCCAGCGGCCCCGCCGACGTCGCCAAGGTGCTGTCCCAGGCGGGGCTGCCGGACGCGGAACGCCGCGCCAAGCAGTATCCGCATGAATTCTCCGGCGGCATGCGCCAGCGTGCGCTGATCGCCATCGGCCTGTCGTGCCAGCCGCGCCTGCTGATTGCGGACGAGCCGACGTCGGCCCTGGACGTCACCGTCCAGCGGCAGATCCTGGATCACCTGGAAACGATGACCGCGGAACTCGGCACCGCAGTGCTCCTGATCACCCACGACCTGGGCCTCGCGGCCGAGCGGGCCGACAAGGTGGTCGTCATGTACCGCGGCCAGGTGGTCGAGGCCGGGCCGTCCCTGGAACTCCTCCGGAACCCGCGGCATCCGTACACGCAGCGGCTGGTCGCATCGGCACCGTCGCTGGCCTCCCGCCGCATCCAGGTGGCGAAGGAGCAGGGCCTGGAATCTTCGGATCTGCTTGCCCCCGCGGAACCTGTCGCCGTCGAGGAATCGTTGCCCGAGGATGTCCTGAAGGTCCAGGACCTGACGAAGGTCTTCAAGCTCCGCGGTGCACTCGGAAAATCGACCGACTTCACTGCGGTGGACAACGTCTCCTTCAGCGTCAAGCGCGGAACCACGACGGCGATCGTGGGGGAGTCGGGCTCCGGCAAGTCGACGGTGGCCCAGATGGTGCTGAACCTGCTGACCCCGACGTCCGGGACCATCATCTTCGACGGCGTGGACACGTCCACGCTCGGCAGCAAGCAGCTGTTTGGCTTCCGGCGTCGGGTGCAGCCGATCTTCCAGGACCCGTACGGATCGCTGGACCCGATGTACAACATCTTCCGGACCATCGAAGAGCCGTTGCGGACCCACAAGGTAGGCAACAAGGCCAGCCGCGAAAAGAAGGTCAGGGAACTGCTGGACCAGGTGGCGCTGCCGCAGTCCGCCATGCAGCGGTACCCCAACGAGCTCTCCGGCGGCCAGCGCCAGCGTGTGGCGATTGCCCGCGCGCTTGCGCTGGATCCGGAAGTGATCATCTGCGACGAGGCAGTGTCGGCGCTGGACGTGCTGGTCCAGGCGCAGGTGCTGAACCTGCTCGCGGACCTGCAGTCCAACCTCGGGCTCACCTACCTGTTCATCACCCATGACCTCGCGGTGGTCCGGCAGATCGCCGATCACGTGTGCGTCATGGAGAAGGGAAAACTGGTAGAAACCGGCTCAACGGACGACGTCTTTGATTCGCCGCAGCAGGACTACACCAGGGCCCTGCTCAATGCGATTCCCGGTGCACAGCTGATGCTTCCGCCGGAAGTTGCCTGA